The window GTCTTTTCAGTTAATGATCTTTTTCCAATTTCAATCATCCCTAAAAATACTCTTGTAATGTCATCACCGACTAATTCTCCCTGTGTAATTTTATACTTTTTTCTCAATGATAAAAGTTTTTCTTCTGGTGATAAAAACATATTAGTCCCCCTTAAATAAATAACACTAAAAAAATCGTATTTTTTTGCCTAATACATTATATAATATTTTTTAAAATATGTATAGTTTTTTAAATAAATTAATCATTTATTTAAAAAAGAAATATAATTTTAAATATTTAATGTATTGTTAAGGGTTTTGATTAAATCTTTTATATTTTTAAGATGAATTCCATGAATGTTAAATTTTATAGCCTCTTGAACATTTGGAAGAAAATCATCAATAAATACTGTTTCTTCAGGGATTAATCCATATTTGTCAATTATAGCTTTATAAATGTTTGACTCAGGTTTCAAAAGATGACATTCATAAGAAATGACTCCTCCATCAAAAATAGATTTAAAGTTATGAATTTCAGAAATCTTTCTAAATGAATTTTTATGAAAATTTGACAATATATAAAGTTTATAATCTTTATTTTTAAGAGTTGATAAATATTTAATGTTTGTTTTATCTACAAATAATACGTCTTGAATATCGTTATCAAATAGTTTCTTAATATTTTCTCTTTCTTCAGGGAGTCTTTTACTAAAAATCGTCACTGCTTCATCATATTCTAAAGTACCTCTATCTAAATCCTGCCACTCTTTACTTTGGAATATCTCCTTGAAAAATTTCTCCCTGTTTTCCTCTTTAACATTTTTATTAATAAAATCATGTGGATCATAATTTATTAATACATTACCTAGGTCAAAAATTATGTTTTTTATCATGAAATTTCCTCCTTTATTTGTTAATATACATTGATATTTCTTTGTTATCATATTATAATCTATATAGGGAAAAATTCAAAATTT of the Fusobacterium sp. DD2 genome contains:
- a CDS encoding HAD family phosphatase encodes the protein MIKNIIFDLGNVLINYDPHDFINKNVKEENREKFFKEIFQSKEWQDLDRGTLEYDEAVTIFSKRLPEERENIKKLFDNDIQDVLFVDKTNIKYLSTLKNKDYKLYILSNFHKNSFRKISEIHNFKSIFDGGVISYECHLLKPESNIYKAIIDKYGLIPEETVFIDDFLPNVQEAIKFNIHGIHLKNIKDLIKTLNNTLNI